One genomic segment of Novisyntrophococcus fermenticellae includes these proteins:
- a CDS encoding site-specific DNA-methyltransferase, whose product MLIEKIQTDRLVPADYNPRKDLKPGDPEYEKLKRSLEEFGYVEPVIWNKATSHVVGGHQRLKVLLGMGVTEVDCVVVEIDAEKEKALNVALNKINGDWDKDKLALLIADLQGAEFDVSLTGFDPGEIDDLFKDSLKDGIHDDDFDVDAELKKPAVTKLGDIWTLGRHRLVCGDSTKADTFTALMNGKLANLVVTDPPYNVNYEGTAGKIKNDNMGNEAFYDFLLAAFTNTEAAMAQDASIYVFHADTEGLNFRKAFSDAGFQLSGCCIWKKPSLVLGRSPYQWQHEPVLFGWKKKGKHNWYADRKQTTIWEFEKPKKNADHPTMKPIALLAYPIMNSSLTNCMVLDPFGGSGSTLIACEQSDRICFTIELDEKYCDVIVKRYIEQVGNADGVSVTRDGVTMKYAEVAVDE is encoded by the coding sequence ATGCTGATAGAAAAGATTCAGACTGATCGGCTTGTTCCCGCCGATTACAATCCTCGCAAAGACCTAAAGCCTGGCGATCCCGAATATGAAAAGCTGAAACGCTCGCTTGAGGAGTTCGGCTATGTCGAACCCGTTATATGGAATAAAGCCACCTCCCATGTCGTTGGCGGTCATCAGAGATTAAAGGTGCTGCTCGGTATGGGTGTCACCGAGGTCGATTGCGTAGTTGTTGAGATAGACGCTGAAAAGGAAAAAGCGCTTAATGTTGCGCTCAATAAAATCAATGGTGACTGGGATAAAGACAAGCTAGCGCTCCTCATCGCCGACCTGCAGGGTGCGGAATTTGATGTGTCGCTCACGGGCTTCGACCCCGGAGAAATTGACGACCTATTCAAGGATTCGCTCAAGGATGGTATCCACGACGATGATTTTGATGTTGACGCAGAACTTAAAAAGCCCGCCGTTACAAAGCTCGGTGATATCTGGACGCTTGGCCGGCATCGGCTGGTATGCGGTGATTCTACCAAAGCCGACACCTTCACCGCTCTGATGAACGGGAAGCTCGCAAATCTGGTGGTGACCGATCCGCCATACAATGTCAATTATGAAGGAACGGCGGGCAAAATCAAAAACGACAATATGGGTAACGAAGCGTTCTATGACTTCCTGCTTGCGGCGTTTACAAACACCGAAGCGGCGATGGCGCAGGATGCTTCCATTTATGTGTTCCATGCCGACACTGAAGGGTTGAACTTCCGAAAAGCGTTCTCGGACGCGGGCTTTCAGCTTTCCGGGTGCTGCATCTGGAAGAAGCCGTCGCTGGTGCTGGGACGCTCGCCCTATCAGTGGCAGCATGAACCTGTCCTCTTCGGATGGAAGAAGAAAGGCAAGCACAACTGGTATGCCGACCGCAAGCAGACCACCATCTGGGAATTTGAAAAGCCAAAGAAGAATGCCGACCACCCCACCATGAAGCCGATAGCGCTGCTGGCATATCCGATTATGAACAGCAGCCTCACAAACTGCATGGTGCTTGACCCCTTCGGCGGCAGCGGGTCCACACTCATCGCCTGCGAGCAGTCCGACAGGATATGCTTTACCATAGAGCTTGATGAGAAATACTGCGACGTCATTGTAAAACGGTATATCGAGCAAGTCGGCAATGCAGACGGTGTTTCCGTTACCCGCGATGGTGTCACGATGAAATATGCAGAAGTGGCTGTCGATGAGTAA
- a CDS encoding virulence protein, which translates to MELKYNVTGSERKSLVGAISTALGAPTNYLGAPTFAYEVGAYRIDKDGTLTGPDNLDLEDTIHQAGFDADGDSRKYDETDTYESGLGGMGALDELPDIDQHHPGQYVNPDAPITDTMQRQLDEVLAFEGLRMDGREELGLGRTRRENYQGENGMQPSDVPELGEDIGLVIEMPRSSFTNVALDNLKKLVESKDSLIKKALGAETLELEITDDKVRFPWFEDGTDADAVKAYTHLVAALCEMARVQKRVTAKEKDTDNDKYAFRCFLLRLGFIGSAYKEERKILLKNLSGSSAFKDGQKKGFSQDDLDKAKADPAVRAEIKAILGGNDNEQ; encoded by the coding sequence ATGGAACTCAAATACAATGTAACAGGCAGCGAACGCAAATCACTGGTCGGAGCAATCAGCACGGCGCTGGGTGCCCCAACTAACTACCTCGGTGCTCCTACCTTCGCCTACGAGGTCGGAGCCTACCGCATCGATAAGGACGGAACGCTTACGGGTCCAGACAACCTTGACTTGGAGGATACCATCCATCAAGCGGGCTTTGACGCAGACGGCGACAGTCGCAAGTATGACGAAACTGACACCTACGAGAGTGGGCTTGGTGGTATGGGGGCACTTGATGAATTACCGGATATTGACCAGCACCACCCCGGACAGTATGTCAACCCCGATGCGCCCATTACCGACACCATGCAAAGACAATTGGATGAAGTACTTGCCTTTGAGGGCCTGAGGATGGATGGTCGTGAAGAATTGGGGCTGGGCCGTACCCGCCGCGAAAACTACCAAGGCGAAAACGGAATGCAGCCAAGCGATGTTCCCGAACTTGGCGAGGACATCGGACTGGTAATTGAAATGCCGCGCTCCTCTTTCACCAACGTAGCACTCGACAACCTCAAGAAGCTGGTCGAAAGCAAAGACAGCCTTATTAAAAAGGCACTCGGCGCGGAAACGCTCGAACTTGAAATAACAGATGACAAGGTGCGGTTCCCTTGGTTTGAGGACGGCACCGATGCAGATGCAGTCAAGGCATACACGCATTTAGTGGCTGCACTCTGCGAGATGGCGAGAGTGCAAAAGCGTGTCACCGCAAAGGAAAAGGATACCGATAACGATAAATACGCTTTCCGCTGTTTTCTCCTGCGGCTCGGCTTCATAGGCTCGGCATACAAAGAGGAACGAAAAATTCTGCTGAAAAATCTCTCCGGTAGCTCAGCTTTCAAGGACGGACAGAAAAAAGGCTTCTCGCAGGACGACCTTGATAAAGCAAAAGCCGATCCCGCTGTACGCGCCGAAATTAAAGCCATTTTGGGAGGAAACGATAATGAGCAATAA
- a CDS encoding DUF4314 domain-containing protein produces MSNNFPSRETVERIRKQYPVGCRVELLRMDDVQAPPIGTKGTVRYVDDIGSLGVAWDNGSSLQVVYGEDLCRRCDDDK; encoded by the coding sequence ATGAGCAATAATTTTCCATCAAGAGAAACCGTTGAGCGTATCCGAAAACAGTACCCAGTGGGCTGCCGTGTGGAGCTTCTCCGTATGGACGATGTGCAGGCTCCACCCATCGGAACAAAAGGCACCGTGCGGTATGTGGATGACATCGGCAGCCTGGGGGTTGCGTGGGACAATGGGAGTTCGCTCCAAGTGGTCTACGGCGAGGACCTTTGCAGGAGATGCGACGATGACAAATAA
- a CDS encoding DUF5049 domain-containing protein — MTNKVREQILTIRNTGLTNMFDVNIVQRMAHEMNFFELVVFLEEHKDQYVRFILTGEE, encoded by the coding sequence ATGACAAATAAGGTACGCGAGCAAATCCTCACCATTCGCAATACCGGGCTGACAAATATGTTTGATGTCAATATCGTTCAGCGCATGGCCCATGAAATGAACTTCTTCGAACTGGTGGTTTTCCTTGAAGAACATAAGGACCAATACGTCCGCTTTATCCTCACAGGTGAGGAATAG
- a CDS encoding DUF7678 domain-containing protein: protein MWKEGSLKIHDSVFHYWMKQYDEGSQFGIDGGRISKLMLKRDGKVVANYDRGWDVKPADPDAQLALELLLHSENY, encoded by the coding sequence ATGTGGAAAGAAGGAAGCCTGAAAATTCACGACAGCGTTTTTCATTACTGGATGAAGCAGTACGACGAAGGTTCGCAATTCGGTATCGACGGCGGCAGAATCAGTAAGTTGATGCTCAAGCGCGATGGCAAGGTTGTCGCCAACTATGACAGAGGCTGGGATGTGAAACCCGCCGACCCAGACGCACAGCTTGCCCTTGAACTTCTGCTGCACAGTGAAAACTACTAA